The stretch of DNA AGTACaatatgagaagaagaaatagggaCAAATAAGAAAAACCTGAGCACAAATATCTGTGTTGGTATTAGCACAGTGTTAGTAATATCAACAAATCATATCTTTTCTAGATTCATCAGATAAAGGGTGTCCCTGATAAACAAGGCTCTCTACTTTGCGAGAGTCCAGAAACATTATTTTTGCATGCAACCTTACTTTTTTTGACAAAGAGACTGTTTCCACAACTCTAACTCGTGACCTTGAAAGTCATGAAGCAGAAACCTTATAGTTCCTACCAAGGCtcactctatatatatatatacaaaattcaGATATCATATAGGATTTTGTTTAAGTAAATTCCATTATTATACGCTGTTTTGAGGTTACAACACCATCTTCCACAATTCAGTAGGAAACAGTTTCCTTTAAATTCAGCCTGtaaatttaacattttgttGGGGAAGACTCATTTGTGTGATCAAAACTGCATGGTGATGattctctatatatacatatttcagGTAAATGATGATCCAgttaaccaaaaacaaaaaagaaaaaaatcaaatgatggTCTGAAAGAAATTATCTAGTGGCCATCCTAATTTCTTTCAGGATTGCAAAACCTTTATAGCATTGActtaaacaattttttatatcttaccTACAAGACACAGTATGAAGTTTGTGATAAATGACCTATGCTTTAATAgctattattctttttttatgtaatatttaCTTGGGCTCTTTGTAGCGACTCCTTTTTTTAACAATGATTAATGGTCAAATGTATTAAACATTATGTTTGGGAGGACTAAATTCATGCTTTTTTTTCCTCCACTGGAAGAGAGGAGTAAAAGTTGTTCCACACATAGGTTGGAAAGATAATTTATTGTCTATCAGACACCCTAGAGCTTGTAATCGAAGCATTGAATTTCTTTGTTTTGTCAGTTTTCTATGCAAAAACCTTGCAAACAGGAAGAGTTCAACTTTGATTTTTACTTCTTTCCGCATGACTCTCACTTACACTAGCTTTGACATAGGAATCTTACCTCTTGCCTTTTTAAGAAAGTCTGATTTTCATGACCTAAACTGATTCTATAACACTAGGCAGGTAAAACTTGCCAGTTTCCATCACTTCCATATTATGAACTCATATATACAAATAAGCATGGTATTTACAGTTTGACCTCAAGAATTGATTATTGATGCCAAAACAGCTAGGCCATACTTAATTATTGACGCATGTCTCTTGTTGTAGAGAAACACATCTATCAACAACTACATATCAAGTCTTAattccactaggtggggtcaacTACAAGAATTCTAGCtcgccaatcatctctatccatgggtGTATTTTCTATAAGGCCCTTATAACAAAAACAACATCTGTCTATACCATTATTATTGATTGGATGACCAGCATGGTAGAAGGTTGATATAGTTATCAGATACTTCTAGTTCTACAGCTAGCTGTTCACCATCTTGCTTTTGTGAGATTGCTAAGTAGTGGCATTGTGCAGATGTGCATTCTTATATTTGTGGGGACTAACGGTGAGACATACTTCAACACAGTAGCATTGGTCTCATGCGTGCAAAATTTTCCAAAAAGCCGGGGCCCTGTGGTGGGAATATTAAAGGGATTTGCTGGGTTAGGCGGTGCAATTCTGACTCAGATATATGCAGTGATCCATTCCCCTGATCATGCATCACTCATATTCATGGTTGCAGTTGGGCCAACTATGGTGGTTATTGCCCTTATGTTCATTGTCAGGCCTGTTGGAGGTCATAAACAAGTTAGGTCATCTGATGGGATGAGTTTCTCATTTATCTATAGTGTGTGCCTCCTTTTGGCTGCTTATTTGATGGCAGTCATGCTTCTCGAAGATTTAATTGATTTGAGCCACACTGTGATCATAATTTTCACAGCCATTTTATTTGGTCTCTTAATAGTTCCTATTTTGATTCCTGTCTCCTTGAGCATTTGCCCTGAGACAAGAGATTCAGAAGAAGCAGCTCTTCTTATTGAACCACAGAAACAAGAAGCCAGCAAATCTGAACGTGATGCAAATGAGGTTATATTTAGTGAGGTGGAGAGTGAGGTGGAAGATGAGAGACGAAAGGGTGTGCAGTCTCTTCCAGCTTCAGAAAGGCAAAAGAGAATCGCCCTACTGCAAACAAAGTTAGCTCAAGCAGCTGCAGAAGGAGCAGTGAGGGTCAAGAGGAGGAGGGGCCCACATAGGGGTGAGGACTTCACCTTGATGCAGGCTTTGATAAAGGCAGACTTTTGGCTAATATTTTTCTCCCTTCTATTGGGGTCTGGATCCGGTTTGACAGTGATTGATAATTTGGGTCAGATGAGCCAATCTTTAGGTTATGACAATACTCATATCTTTGTTTCATTGATTAGCATTTGGAACTTTCTTGGCCGCGTTGGTGGAGGTTATTTCTCTGAGATGATTGTCAGGTATGTTAACATTTCGCTTTCTCAATTATAGATGATTAAACATCATTTGTAATACCaagcaaaatacaaaaaaaaaaaaaaaaatcatttgtaATCTGGATCTTTCCTTTTCCTATTTCATTCAACCTTCAACCTCTGATTTCTTGAATAGGGACCATGCTTATCCAAGACCAGTGGCAATGGCTGTTGCCCAAGCCATAATGGTATTTGGGCACTTCTTCGTTGGCA from Diospyros lotus cultivar Yz01 chromosome 6, ASM1463336v1, whole genome shotgun sequence encodes:
- the LOC127804724 gene encoding protein NUCLEAR FUSION DEFECTIVE 4-like, translating into MMMGRFREKLVAFFNNRWLVFVAAMWIQSCAGIGYLFGSISPVIKTSLNYNQRQIARLGVAKDLGDSVGFLAGSLCEVLPLWAALLVGAAQNFVGYGWVWLIVTGRVPALPLWAMCILIFVGTNGETYFNTVALVSCVQNFPKSRGPVVGILKGFAGLGGAILTQIYAVIHSPDHASLIFMVAVGPTMVVIALMFIVRPVGGHKQVRSSDGMSFSFIYSVCLLLAAYLMAVMLLEDLIDLSHTVIIIFTAILFGLLIVPILIPVSLSICPETRDSEEAALLIEPQKQEASKSERDANEVIFSEVESEVEDERRKGVQSLPASERQKRIALLQTKLAQAAAEGAVRVKRRRGPHRGEDFTLMQALIKADFWLIFFSLLLGSGSGLTVIDNLGQMSQSLGYDNTHIFVSLISIWNFLGRVGGGYFSEMIVRDHAYPRPVAMAVAQAIMVFGHFFVGMGWPGAMYIGTLLIGLGYGAHWAIVPAAASELFGLKKFGALYNFLTLANPAGSLIFSGLIASTIYDSEAEKQAHQHHQPHRQWDLGSIFLGSLGADEPLKCEGAVCFFLTSMIMSGLCVIAVVLSLILVHRTKIVYAHLYGKSRT